The proteins below are encoded in one region of Sulfolobus sp. A20:
- the cas4 gene encoding CRISPR-associated protein Cas4 has translation MITELLLKKKLEEYLSHSKETNTLYVTDLIRCPKKIKYEEEYKELAISQVYEPSTLLGDLVHAGLESFIKTNLNAEVEVENEKELQVSGKAYKIKGRADAIVNINDQKVVIEIKSARSDRGLPRLHHKMQLQIYLWLFEAKKGILTYITPDRITEYEVNDPLDESTIIRLIEDTITMRGVPRFDWECRYCIFSIICPSKKA, from the coding sequence TTGATAACAGAACTTCTTCTAAAGAAAAAACTTGAGGAATATTTAAGCCATTCAAAAGAGACAAATACATTATACGTGACAGATCTAATAAGGTGCCCAAAGAAGATTAAATATGAAGAAGAATATAAAGAACTTGCGATATCACAAGTTTATGAACCATCGACTTTATTAGGAGATCTGGTTCACGCTGGGCTAGAGAGTTTCATAAAGACTAATCTTAACGCTGAAGTTGAAGTTGAAAACGAGAAAGAATTGCAAGTATCGGGAAAGGCATATAAAATCAAGGGAAGAGCTGATGCAATAGTTAACATTAACGACCAAAAAGTAGTGATAGAAATTAAGTCAGCACGAAGTGATAGAGGGTTACCACGCTTGCATCACAAGATGCAGCTACAAATTTATTTATGGCTATTTGAAGCTAAAAAAGGTATATTAACTTACATTACTCCAGATAGAATAACTGAATATGAGGTTAATGATCCATTAGATGAATCAACAATTATTAGATTGATTGAGGATACTATTACTATGAGAGGAGTTCCTAGATTTGATTGGGAGTGTAGATATTGTATTTTTTCTATAATTTGCCCATCAAAGAAAGCTTAA
- a CDS encoding glycosyltransferase family 2 protein — protein sequence MLDLIIVTLSTLVSSWTIYNGSISLLGITWRPIERKDISGKTFSLIIPAKNEEKVLGRLLDRLVNLEYDKSKYEVIVIEDGSTDNTLNICKEYEEKYVNTIKCYSLPPSNVPNGKSRALNFALKISKGEIIGIFDADTVPRLDILEYVEPKFKDEYVAAVQGKLIPINIRESPISRLASIEELIYEYSIAGRARIGLFVPIEGTCTFIRKSTIEEVGGWNEFSLTEDLDLSLKLTSKGYKIVYSPTVVSWREVPISLKVLIKQRLRWYRGHLEVSLGKIRKIDWRLIDGMLIVLTPVFMVLNIVNYFVVLVYSPSLYMITVGLISTASLLSLILIIFIQRRHMIEYFYMIPSFMYMNFIVALNFTAILLEMLRAQRTWVKTERSGKIAGDVMA from the coding sequence ATGCTTGATCTTATAATAGTGACGTTAAGTACGCTTGTTTCTAGCTGGACTATCTATAATGGTAGTATATCGTTATTAGGGATAACGTGGAGACCTATAGAGAGAAAGGATATCAGTGGTAAGACGTTTTCCTTGATCATACCAGCAAAGAATGAGGAAAAAGTATTAGGCAGATTACTAGATAGACTCGTTAATCTGGAATATGATAAGTCTAAATATGAAGTAATAGTTATAGAAGACGGATCAACTGATAATACATTAAATATTTGCAAGGAATATGAAGAAAAGTATGTAAATACAATAAAATGCTATAGTTTACCTCCTTCGAACGTGCCCAACGGTAAAAGTAGAGCATTAAACTTCGCATTAAAAATAAGTAAAGGAGAAATTATTGGCATATTCGATGCTGACACTGTACCTCGGTTAGATATATTAGAATATGTTGAACCAAAATTTAAAGATGAGTATGTGGCTGCAGTTCAAGGTAAACTAATTCCTATAAATATAAGAGAAAGCCCAATAAGTAGATTAGCCTCAATTGAAGAATTAATATATGAGTATTCAATAGCAGGAAGAGCTCGGATAGGATTATTTGTACCCATAGAGGGTACTTGTACTTTCATCAGAAAAAGTACAATTGAGGAAGTAGGAGGTTGGAACGAGTTTTCACTTACGGAGGATCTTGATCTTAGTTTAAAGTTAACAAGCAAAGGTTATAAAATAGTTTACTCCCCTACAGTAGTGAGTTGGAGAGAAGTTCCAATAAGTCTTAAGGTATTGATTAAGCAGAGGTTAAGATGGTATAGAGGACATCTAGAAGTCTCATTAGGAAAGATAAGGAAAATAGATTGGAGATTAATAGATGGTATGTTAATAGTACTCACGCCGGTTTTCATGGTACTAAATATCGTTAATTACTTCGTAGTATTAGTATATTCTCCTTCGTTATACATGATTACAGTAGGACTCATATCCACGGCGTCACTACTATCGTTAATCCTAATCATATTCATTCAAAGAAGACATATGATCGAGTACTTCTACATGATACCTTCTTTTATGTACATGAATTTCATTGTAGCCTTAAATTTTACGGCTATTCTCTTAGAGATGCTAAGAGCACAACGGACTTGGGTAAAAACTGAAAGAAGTGGAAAAATTGCAGGAGATGTAATGGCTTGA
- a CDS encoding VIT1/CCC1 transporter family protein has protein sequence MEKEKGEELVHYINEADSFRTRVFGIQDGLIGVGSIILGAAGFSHDTLAVIVAGLLATIGQAFSMGIGEYISTRVRMQIINNEIKKEKYQLQKYPEMEKEELVQFYIKKGFSKETSEKIADFLLKNENVALEEMLMHELKVFPEEFESPVKLGFLMSLYLIVGGIIPMVPFIISYLIRQFQFSLAVASAMTLIIITLGIFGIIGTKYTGLTKHKGALEQIGTGLIALVGSYIAGILLAHFIPATFLP, from the coding sequence ATGGAAAAGGAAAAAGGTGAGGAATTAGTTCATTACATTAATGAAGCTGACAGTTTTAGAACAAGAGTATTTGGTATTCAAGATGGACTAATTGGTGTAGGCTCTATAATTTTAGGTGCAGCAGGATTTTCACATGATACTTTAGCCGTTATCGTAGCGGGATTACTCGCAACTATAGGGCAAGCTTTCTCAATGGGAATAGGAGAATATATAAGTACAAGAGTAAGGATGCAAATAATCAATAACGAAATAAAGAAGGAAAAGTACCAACTACAAAAATATCCAGAAATGGAAAAAGAAGAGTTAGTACAGTTTTATATTAAGAAGGGATTCAGTAAGGAAACCTCAGAAAAGATTGCTGATTTCTTATTAAAAAATGAAAACGTAGCGTTAGAAGAAATGCTAATGCATGAGCTAAAAGTTTTCCCCGAAGAGTTTGAGAGTCCAGTAAAATTAGGATTCTTAATGTCCTTATACCTAATAGTTGGAGGAATAATACCTATGGTTCCATTTATAATATCATATTTAATTAGGCAATTTCAATTTAGCCTTGCAGTAGCCTCAGCTATGACATTAATAATAATAACTTTGGGAATATTTGGAATAATCGGAACTAAATATACCGGACTCACAAAACATAAAGGAGCATTAGAACAAATTGGAACAGGTTTGATAGCATTAGTAGGCAGTTATATTGCAGGTATACTCTTAGCACACTTTATACCTGCGACGTTCCTACCATGA
- a CDS encoding MBL fold metallo-hydrolase, protein MIITPLAFESLGVRSQATLIETSSLRILIDPAVSLAPRRYGLPPHELEVEKLTELAKKIVEVSKDVDVIIVSHYHYDHHDPGYVIPTTIYKDKIVFIKDPQNMINNSQKYRRAPRFLRAIKDKPTRIEVADGKSFKFGETTITFSPAVPHGADEKLGYVVQVAINDKDSTIVFTSDIEGAPKDLHIKFTERIKPNFIVIDGPLSYLLGRALSEEDLDKSLKNIENIVKNGLETLIIDHHVLRDINYKQILKPVYDIAKDLGVRVISAAEYLNLEPTLLEAYRRQLFEKEYKPAKIPRGLSELLRAGDG, encoded by the coding sequence ATGATAATAACACCACTAGCATTTGAAAGCTTAGGAGTCAGGTCACAAGCTACGCTGATAGAAACCAGTAGTCTAAGAATATTAATTGATCCTGCAGTTTCCTTAGCACCTCGAAGATATGGCTTACCTCCCCATGAGTTAGAGGTAGAAAAACTAACGGAATTGGCTAAAAAAATAGTAGAAGTATCTAAGGATGTTGACGTAATAATTGTTTCACATTATCATTATGATCATCATGATCCAGGGTACGTGATACCAACTACGATATACAAAGATAAGATAGTTTTCATTAAAGATCCCCAAAATATGATAAACAATAGTCAGAAATATAGAAGGGCCCCTCGGTTTCTAAGAGCTATAAAAGATAAGCCTACGAGAATTGAAGTAGCAGATGGTAAATCGTTTAAATTTGGTGAAACCACTATAACTTTTTCCCCTGCTGTTCCTCATGGAGCTGATGAGAAACTCGGATATGTTGTGCAAGTAGCAATAAACGATAAAGATTCAACAATAGTTTTTACTTCAGATATTGAAGGGGCACCTAAAGATTTACATATAAAATTTACCGAACGGATCAAACCCAATTTCATTGTAATAGATGGACCTCTAAGTTATCTTCTTGGAAGAGCTTTAAGTGAAGAAGATCTCGATAAATCTTTAAAAAATATAGAAAATATTGTAAAAAATGGATTAGAAACGTTAATCATAGATCATCACGTTTTAAGGGATATTAACTATAAGCAAATATTGAAACCAGTTTATGACATTGCAAAAGATTTAGGAGTTAGAGTGATTAGTGCCGCAGAATATCTTAATTTAGAGCCTACCTTGTTAGAAGCATATAGAAGGCAGTTATTTGAAAAAGAATATAAACCAGCTAAAATACCACGAGGATTATCAGAGCTATTAAGAGCCGGCGATGGTTAA
- a CDS encoding AAA-associated domain-containing protein: protein MEVLDPHARVADLVGLLYSLETTFNGKTDLYMLEKEMEVDLDDLMPIVHSANTLGFITVGEGDIIITDKGLEFLKSNIKKRKEMIRDSLRRIEPFKTAIELKEFTIEQLKNVLQKKGIQLYNSPEGLYDLQITLVEWGVYSGLLKKEGEKFLVVTT from the coding sequence GTGGAAGTTCTAGATCCTCATGCAAGAGTAGCTGATCTTGTAGGATTATTATACTCCCTAGAAACTACATTTAATGGAAAAACGGACTTATATATGCTAGAAAAAGAAATGGAAGTAGACCTAGATGACCTCATGCCTATTGTCCATTCAGCTAATACGCTAGGCTTCATTACGGTAGGAGAAGGAGATATAATCATTACGGATAAAGGACTTGAATTTCTTAAGTCCAACATAAAAAAGAGGAAAGAGATGATTCGAGATTCCTTAAGGAGAATAGAACCCTTCAAAACAGCTATAGAATTAAAAGAATTCACTATCGAGCAATTAAAAAATGTTTTACAAAAAAAGGGGATTCAGCTTTATAACAGTCCAGAAGGATTGTACGATTTACAAATTACTTTAGTTGAATGGGGAGTTTATTCTGGACTTCTAAAGAAGGAGGGGGAGAAATTTTTAGTAGTTACGACTTAG